A genomic stretch from Bordetella sp. N includes:
- a CDS encoding ABC transporter permease, whose product MSLALVKCVRIFVVEQLREPIGIFWSFAAPIAWLILTAPVDSGPYLSAELYVDRAAWCLAYIALFVAATGFGLYLVGRRESGFVRSFLNSPARRGRFLMAQYLASMIMALGYGLAFLAITSYTLTDIGMAPLLLLLAKYTLTVACFMFAAIFIAALPLTFRSASSIMSVFMTIAVVAGVASQAARAAPNPVLLYMNPFCAAAHFMSDAIAEAMVVPVLAAQVLLSAVLGAYGLWRLRINPEWSSR is encoded by the coding sequence ATGTCTCTTGCACTGGTCAAGTGTGTCCGCATCTTCGTCGTCGAGCAGTTGCGGGAACCGATCGGGATATTCTGGTCGTTCGCGGCCCCTATCGCCTGGCTGATCCTGACCGCCCCCGTGGATAGCGGCCCTTACCTGTCCGCGGAGCTTTACGTGGATCGGGCCGCATGGTGCCTGGCCTATATCGCCCTGTTCGTCGCCGCCACCGGCTTCGGTCTGTATCTGGTCGGCCGGCGGGAAAGCGGTTTTGTCCGTTCTTTCCTGAACAGTCCGGCGCGGCGCGGACGCTTTCTGATGGCGCAGTATCTGGCGTCCATGATCATGGCCCTGGGTTATGGCCTGGCCTTCCTGGCCATCACCTCCTATACGCTGACGGACATCGGCATGGCGCCGCTTCTGCTGCTACTGGCCAAGTACACGTTAACGGTGGCCTGCTTCATGTTCGCGGCCATTTTCATCGCGGCCTTGCCGCTCACCTTCCGGTCCGCGAGCAGCATCATGTCGGTCTTCATGACCATCGCGGTCGTGGCGGGGGTGGCGTCGCAGGCGGCCAGGGCGGCGCCCAATCCCGTTCTGCTTTACATGAATCCGTTTTGTGCCGCGGCCCACTTCATGTCGGATGCCATCGCGGAAGCCATGGTGGTCCCGGTCCTGGCGGCGCAGGTTCTGTTGTCCGCCGTGCTGGGTGCTTATGGCCTGTGGCGTTTGCGCATCAACCCGGAGTGGAGCAGCCGGTGA
- a CDS encoding NAD(P)/FAD-dependent oxidoreductase, giving the protein MPPKTYSQPPHRVVIVGGGAGGLELAAQLGRLHGPDHVTLVDSRPFHIWKPSLHEVAAGTMDIHQEGLSYLVLAHMNGFRFVLGSMESVDRAQQTITIATVTDAKGVPVIPQRALPYDTLVVSIGSQSNFFNTPGAAQHAVTLDSTENAEQFRVTMLKAMIQVDQAKVHNPTARLNLVIVGGGATGVELAVELHEAGRVVSAYGLPSFDPDRDLTITLIEGADRILAALPEKLSAAAHRRLTELSIKIETGRRVAEVTDNRVKTADGSEFPALLCIWAAGIQGPAVLGTLDLPLNRIRQLEVNERLETSDPHVLALGDCAAAPWAGHGNVPARAQAAHQQATYLARKISCRIRHQPEPGQPFQYHDRGSLVSLGQGAGIGSLMGKLAGRGLFVSGTLARLMYMSLHLMHHRAVLGIWRTLCLALARMLMRRTRARVKLH; this is encoded by the coding sequence ATGCCGCCGAAGACCTATTCCCAGCCCCCCCACCGTGTAGTCATCGTAGGGGGCGGCGCGGGCGGACTGGAGCTGGCCGCGCAGCTGGGCCGGCTCCACGGGCCGGACCACGTCACTCTGGTGGACTCCCGGCCTTTCCATATCTGGAAACCGTCGCTGCACGAAGTGGCCGCCGGCACCATGGATATCCATCAGGAAGGCCTGTCTTATCTGGTGCTCGCTCACATGAACGGCTTCCGTTTCGTGCTGGGCAGCATGGAAAGCGTGGATCGCGCGCAGCAGACCATCACCATCGCCACGGTCACCGACGCCAAGGGCGTGCCGGTCATCCCGCAGCGCGCCCTGCCCTATGACACGCTGGTGGTGTCCATCGGCAGCCAATCGAATTTCTTCAATACGCCCGGCGCCGCGCAGCACGCCGTGACCCTGGACTCCACGGAAAACGCCGAGCAGTTCCGCGTCACCATGCTGAAGGCAATGATCCAGGTGGATCAGGCCAAGGTCCACAACCCGACGGCGCGCTTGAACCTGGTCATCGTCGGCGGTGGCGCTACCGGCGTGGAACTGGCGGTTGAACTGCATGAGGCCGGCCGGGTGGTCAGCGCCTACGGCTTGCCCAGTTTCGATCCGGACCGCGATCTCACCATTACCTTGATCGAGGGCGCGGACCGTATCCTGGCGGCCCTGCCGGAAAAACTGTCGGCCGCCGCGCACCGCCGCCTGACCGAATTGAGCATCAAGATCGAGACCGGCCGCCGCGTCGCGGAGGTCACGGACAACCGCGTGAAGACCGCGGACGGCAGCGAGTTTCCCGCCCTGCTGTGCATCTGGGCGGCAGGCATCCAGGGCCCGGCCGTACTGGGCACGCTGGATCTGCCCTTGAACCGCATCCGCCAGCTGGAAGTGAATGAGCGCCTGGAAACGTCCGACCCGCACGTGCTGGCGCTGGGCGATTGCGCCGCCGCGCCATGGGCGGGCCACGGCAACGTGCCCGCGCGGGCCCAGGCAGCACACCAGCAGGCGACCTACCTGGCGCGCAAGATCAGCTGTCGTATCCGGCACCAGCCGGAACCTGGTCAGCCCTTCCAGTACCACGATCGCGGCTCGCTCGTTTCATTGGGCCAGGGCGCCGGCATCGGCAGCCTGATGGGCAAGCTGGCGGGACGCGGCCTGTTCGTAAGCGGTACACTGGCACGCCTGATGTACATGAGCCTGCACCTGATGCATCACCGCGCGGTGCTGGGCATCTGGCGCACCCTGTGCCTGGCGTTGGCCCGCATGCTGATGCGGCGCACGCGGGCCCGGGTCAAGCTGCACTGA
- a CDS encoding diacylglycerol kinase, translating into MTPTPPPQHSPFKSTGGIGRIFNALRYSLQGLKAALRYEAAFRQELALAVLMIPAAFWLGRSVAEVFLLIFSVIMVLVTELVNSAVEALADALSVEMHPLLGRAKDLGSAAVMLLLIFTVILWVAVAVGRFAL; encoded by the coding sequence ATGACGCCTACGCCCCCTCCCCAGCACTCGCCCTTCAAAAGCACCGGCGGCATCGGCCGCATTTTCAACGCCCTGCGCTATTCCCTGCAGGGCCTGAAGGCCGCGCTGCGCTATGAAGCCGCTTTCCGCCAGGAGCTGGCCCTGGCCGTCCTGATGATCCCGGCCGCCTTCTGGCTCGGCAGATCGGTGGCGGAAGTTTTTCTGCTGATCTTTTCCGTGATCATGGTGCTGGTCACCGAACTGGTTAACTCCGCGGTGGAAGCCCTGGCCGACGCGCTGTCGGTGGAGATGCATCCGCTGCTGGGCCGGGCCAAGGACCTGGGCAGCGCCGCCGTAATGTTGTTGCTGATCTTTACCGTGATTCTCTGGGTCGCTGTCGCCGTGGGGCGATTCGCGCTGTAA
- a CDS encoding CinA family protein: MMYRDEGGDVIELATRLGKELALRGWMLSTAESCTGGLLAGAITSVPGSSRWFDRGYVTYSNEAKVVDLQVPVETIDNFGAVSEPVALEMANGVLLASLGSHIAVSTTGIAGPEGGTPGKPVGLVCFGFAMRAGEGITSLAATHTFQGDRAQVRNAAVLFALRGVLEMMGVREAELDVV, encoded by the coding sequence ATGATGTATCGCGATGAAGGCGGGGATGTGATCGAACTGGCCACGCGGCTGGGTAAGGAACTGGCGCTGCGCGGCTGGATGCTGAGCACGGCCGAATCCTGCACGGGTGGCTTGCTGGCGGGCGCCATCACGTCGGTGCCCGGGTCCAGTCGCTGGTTCGATCGGGGCTATGTCACCTACAGCAATGAAGCCAAGGTGGTGGACCTGCAGGTGCCGGTGGAAACCATAGACAACTTCGGCGCGGTCAGCGAGCCAGTGGCGCTGGAAATGGCCAATGGCGTGTTGCTGGCTTCGCTGGGGTCGCACATCGCGGTGTCGACCACCGGTATCGCCGGACCCGAAGGCGGCACGCCGGGCAAGCCGGTGGGCCTGGTGTGTTTCGGCTTCGCCATGCGGGCGGGGGAAGGCATTACCAGCCTGGCCGCCACCCATACGTTTCAGGGCGATCGCGCGCAGGTGCGCAATGCCGCGGTGCTGTTCGCGCTGCGCGGCGTGCTGGAAATGATGGGCGTACGCGAGGCGGAACTCGACGTCGTCTGA
- a CDS encoding YihY/virulence factor BrkB family protein produces the protein MPYFTRLRDRPSTLLRLLMASARQWSDHRASSKGAALALYMVFSLAPMLILVIAVAGAFFGEDAVRSELVGQLRDLMGDRGAEVIQIVLASAHESGSGIVATVISVGVLIFSATTAFSELKESLDELWEVRGQKKAGVQGLVRSRLLSFGLVLVLALFLLISLTVNAGLAAAHHYYGALWANSAFATVADVLSSLFSFAVVASLFAVIYKLLPAVTIPWRDVFPGAIVTAALFVLGKWGIGLYLGSGSVASAYGAAGSVVALLLWIYYSAQIFFFGAVFTRQYARHLGSKISETETVPPKPAA, from the coding sequence ATGCCCTACTTCACTCGCCTGCGCGATCGCCCCTCCACGCTTCTCCGCCTGTTGATGGCGTCCGCGCGTCAATGGTCCGACCATCGCGCGTCCAGCAAAGGCGCGGCGCTGGCTTTGTATATGGTGTTTTCGCTGGCGCCCATGTTGATCCTGGTGATCGCCGTGGCGGGCGCGTTCTTCGGCGAAGATGCCGTGCGGTCCGAGCTGGTGGGGCAGTTGCGCGATCTGATGGGTGATCGCGGGGCCGAGGTCATTCAGATCGTGCTGGCCAGCGCGCATGAATCCGGCAGCGGCATCGTCGCCACGGTCATCTCCGTCGGCGTGCTGATCTTCAGCGCCACCACCGCCTTCAGCGAATTGAAGGAAAGCCTGGATGAGTTGTGGGAAGTGCGCGGCCAGAAGAAGGCAGGTGTGCAAGGGCTGGTGCGCAGCCGCCTGCTGTCCTTCGGCCTGGTGCTGGTGCTGGCGTTGTTCCTGCTGATTTCGCTGACCGTCAATGCGGGGCTGGCGGCGGCCCATCATTACTACGGCGCGTTGTGGGCCAATTCCGCGTTCGCCACGGTGGCCGACGTGCTGTCGAGCTTGTTCTCTTTCGCCGTGGTGGCGTCGCTGTTCGCGGTGATCTACAAGCTGCTGCCGGCGGTCACCATACCCTGGCGCGACGTCTTCCCGGGCGCCATCGTGACGGCCGCCTTGTTCGTGCTGGGCAAATGGGGCATCGGGCTGTACCTGGGCAGCGGGTCGGTGGCGTCGGCCTACGGCGCGGCCGGGTCGGTGGTCGCCCTGCTGCTGTGGATCTATTACTCCGCGCAGATCTTCTTCTTCGGCGCGGTGTTCACGCGGCAATACGCGCGTCATCTGGGATCGAAGATAAGCGAGACCGAGACGGTCCCGCCCAAGCCCGCTGCCTGA
- the pyrF gene encoding orotidine-5'-phosphate decarboxylase produces MNFKQKLDQAWSTTNSLLTVGLDPDPGRLPAELAGKSDAIFQFCKGIVDATAPYACSFKPQIAYFAAHRAEDQLEALCQHIRAEHPHLPIILDAKRGDIGSTAEQYAREAFERYQADSVTVSPYMGLDSVEPYLGWSDRGVFVLCRTSNPGGSDLQFLKTENGQPLYLHVAGLVADIWNRQGQCGLVVGATFPNELALVRERIGPDVPLLIPGIGAQGGDITATVNNARNPAGTGMLINSSRAILYASGGEDWREAAAESARNFRDQINAVR; encoded by the coding sequence ATGAACTTCAAGCAAAAACTCGACCAAGCCTGGTCCACGACCAACTCGCTGCTGACGGTGGGATTGGACCCGGATCCGGGTCGCCTGCCTGCCGAGCTGGCCGGCAAGTCCGATGCCATCTTCCAGTTCTGCAAGGGTATCGTCGACGCGACGGCGCCTTATGCGTGCAGCTTCAAGCCGCAAATCGCTTACTTCGCCGCCCATCGCGCGGAAGACCAGCTGGAAGCGCTGTGCCAGCACATCCGTGCCGAGCATCCGCATCTGCCCATCATCCTTGACGCCAAGCGCGGCGACATCGGCTCGACCGCCGAGCAGTACGCGCGCGAGGCCTTCGAACGCTATCAAGCAGACTCCGTGACGGTCAGCCCGTATATGGGCCTGGACTCGGTGGAACCGTATCTGGGCTGGAGCGATCGCGGCGTGTTCGTGTTGTGCCGCACCTCGAACCCGGGCGGGTCGGACCTGCAGTTCCTCAAGACCGAGAACGGTCAGCCGCTGTATCTGCACGTGGCTGGCCTGGTTGCCGATATCTGGAATCGCCAGGGCCAATGCGGCCTGGTGGTGGGCGCCACCTTCCCCAATGAGCTCGCGCTGGTGCGTGAGCGCATCGGCCCGGACGTTCCCCTGCTGATTCCCGGCATCGGCGCCCAAGGCGGCGACATCACCGCCACCGTCAACAACGCCCGTAACCCGGCCGGCACCGGCATGCTGATCAACTCCTCCCGCGCGATTCTCTACGCGTCGGGCGGCGAGGATTGGCGCGAGGCCGCGGCCGAGTCGGCGCGCAACTTCCGCGATCAGATCAACGCGGTGCGTTGA
- a CDS encoding bifunctional helix-turn-helix transcriptional regulator/GNAT family N-acetyltransferase translates to MDITDYPAPSRDATIHELREFSRKLVRELGFMRSTLADSDLAPSAVHAVIEIGAAPGISAKALGEILRLDKSNTSRQVARLEASGLLERAPAANGDARSSALYLTDAGQKLRRKIDRYATDQVSHALRRMVPADQQTLVRSLALYADALAQDNQAKAAPADASATRVMASEPAGAIVEGYQAGCIGDIASLHGRYYSRHWGFGAYFEQKVATGLAEFVGNLPAAGKALWLYVENGRCLASLAIDGDPRTRIAHLRWFIVDDSLRGTGVGRRLMALAMAFVDARYDETYLWTFKGLDAARHLYESHGFTLTEEAEGDRWGTRVTEQRFTRTPA, encoded by the coding sequence ATGGACATCACCGATTACCCTGCCCCGTCGCGCGACGCGACGATCCACGAACTACGGGAGTTCTCGCGCAAGCTCGTACGAGAACTGGGCTTCATGCGGTCCACCCTGGCGGACAGCGATCTGGCCCCTTCGGCGGTGCATGCGGTCATTGAAATCGGCGCAGCGCCGGGCATCAGCGCGAAAGCCCTGGGGGAAATCCTGCGCCTGGACAAGTCGAACACCAGCCGCCAGGTGGCGCGACTGGAGGCCAGCGGCCTGCTCGAACGCGCCCCCGCCGCCAACGGCGATGCGCGCTCGTCCGCCCTGTACCTGACGGATGCCGGCCAGAAGCTGCGCCGCAAGATCGATCGCTACGCCACCGACCAGGTGTCCCACGCGCTACGCCGCATGGTGCCCGCCGACCAGCAGACGCTGGTGCGGTCGCTAGCGCTGTACGCCGATGCCCTGGCGCAAGACAACCAGGCCAAAGCGGCACCCGCCGACGCGTCGGCCACGCGGGTCATGGCAAGCGAACCGGCCGGCGCCATCGTCGAAGGCTATCAAGCGGGCTGCATAGGCGATATCGCCAGCCTGCATGGGCGCTATTACTCGCGCCATTGGGGCTTCGGTGCGTACTTCGAGCAGAAGGTGGCCACCGGGCTCGCCGAGTTCGTCGGCAACCTGCCTGCCGCGGGCAAGGCGCTATGGCTCTATGTCGAAAACGGCCGTTGCCTTGCATCGCTCGCGATAGACGGAGACCCGCGCACCCGGATCGCTCATCTGCGCTGGTTCATCGTCGACGACAGCCTGCGCGGCACGGGTGTCGGGCGCCGCCTGATGGCACTGGCCATGGCCTTCGTGGATGCACGGTATGACGAGACCTATCTGTGGACCTTCAAGGGACTGGACGCCGCGCGCCACCTGTATGAGTCGCACGGCTTCACGCTGACGGAAGAGGCAGAAGGCGACCGGTGGGGCACCCGGGTGACGGAACAGCGATTCACTCGCACTCCTGCGTGA
- a CDS encoding phosphatidylglycerophosphatase A: MRERARVPYPSLGWTCRAPARLIAFGFGSGLIRPASGTWGTLMAWLLWRVAFPSGASNLAVGLFLAFAFVYGCWVCHRVGKELGEPDHVGMVWDEIAAFWLVLWLSPATWIAQLAAFLLFRFFDIVKPPPIKYFDARLKGGIGVMFDDLLAAVYALLCMAILVRLGVLQ, encoded by the coding sequence ATGCGCGAACGCGCTCGCGTGCCCTATCCCTCGCTGGGATGGACCTGCCGCGCGCCGGCCCGCCTCATCGCCTTCGGCTTCGGCAGCGGGCTGATCCGGCCCGCGTCCGGCACGTGGGGCACGCTGATGGCCTGGTTGCTGTGGCGCGTGGCCTTCCCGTCAGGCGCGTCCAATCTTGCTGTGGGCCTGTTTCTTGCTTTTGCCTTCGTGTATGGCTGCTGGGTTTGCCACCGGGTCGGCAAGGAACTCGGCGAGCCTGATCATGTGGGGATGGTGTGGGATGAGATCGCGGCCTTTTGGCTGGTCTTGTGGCTGAGTCCGGCTACCTGGATCGCGCAACTGGCGGCGTTCCTTTTGTTCCGCTTCTTCGATATCGTGAAGCCTCCTCCGATCAAGTACTTCGATGCGCGTCTCAAGGGCGGCATCGGCGTGATGTTTGATGATTTGCTGGCTGCGGTCTATGCCTTGCTATGCATGGCCATCTTGGTTCGATTGGGAGTCTTGCAATGA
- a CDS encoding mandelate racemase/muconate lactonizing enzyme family protein yields MSKAPTAVRALRFYETRVALDKPLTDAAHSIPAVGFLIAEIELYNGKRGQGYLLAYHYSPHAIRGALRDMEQLAVGMDCAAPGLLRTRCTRENAYFGNEGLLHWALGVVNVALWDAWARTLDVSMHRLFGTHCNSILVYASGGWLSYSDQELVEHVTDHARRGYRAVKVKVGSSDISRDLARLRKVRQAIGPSVRIIMDANQGLQRTDALVLAREAESLGSVWFQQPLNRHDLDGYAALRRQTGLPLAMGEAESNLEGLKGLISANAIDIWQPDLIRLGGVENWRASAAYAAAHHVQIMPHYYRDYDVPLLCGTPSGLAAESYDWIDDLIDTPMHMENGNAFPREGPGWGFRFKESVLTEMR; encoded by the coding sequence ATGAGCAAGGCACCCACCGCCGTCCGCGCGTTGCGGTTTTATGAAACCCGCGTCGCGCTCGACAAACCCTTGACCGACGCCGCGCATTCCATTCCCGCCGTCGGTTTTCTCATTGCCGAGATCGAGCTTTACAACGGCAAGCGTGGCCAGGGCTATCTGCTGGCCTATCACTATTCCCCGCACGCCATCCGTGGCGCGCTGCGCGATATGGAGCAGTTGGCCGTCGGTATGGATTGCGCCGCGCCCGGCCTGTTGCGCACCCGTTGCACGCGCGAGAACGCCTACTTCGGCAACGAGGGCCTGCTGCATTGGGCCCTGGGCGTGGTCAACGTCGCGTTATGGGATGCGTGGGCGCGCACGCTGGATGTCTCCATGCATCGCCTGTTCGGCACGCACTGCAACAGCATCCTGGTCTATGCCTCGGGCGGCTGGTTATCCTATTCCGACCAGGAGCTGGTGGAGCATGTCACCGACCATGCCCGGCGCGGCTATCGCGCGGTGAAAGTGAAAGTGGGTTCGTCCGACATATCGCGCGACCTGGCCCGGCTGCGCAAGGTGCGCCAGGCCATCGGTCCCAGCGTGCGCATCATCATGGATGCCAACCAGGGACTGCAACGCACCGATGCCCTGGTGCTGGCGCGCGAGGCCGAAAGCCTGGGCAGCGTGTGGTTCCAGCAGCCTTTGAACCGGCACGACCTCGACGGCTATGCGGCCTTGCGCCGCCAGACCGGACTACCCTTGGCCATGGGCGAGGCGGAATCCAATCTGGAAGGCTTGAAGGGCTTGATCTCGGCCAACGCCATCGACATCTGGCAGCCCGACCTGATCCGCCTGGGCGGCGTGGAGAACTGGCGCGCGTCGGCGGCCTACGCGGCCGCGCATCACGTGCAGATCATGCCGCACTACTACCGCGATTACGACGTTCCCCTGCTTTGCGGCACGCCCAGTGGGCTGGCGGCGGAAAGCTATGACTGGATCGATGACCTCATCGACACGCCCATGCATATGGAGAACGGCAATGCGTTTCCGCGCGAAGGCCCCGGCTGGGGCTTTCGTTTCAAGGAATCCGTGTTGACGGAGATGAGGTAG
- a CDS encoding fumarylacetoacetate hydrolase family protein, protein MKLLRYGAKGAEKPGLVDGAGQIRDLSGVVSDITAELLTPQGLAPLAKVDPAALPVVTQPGRIALPWAGMGKFVCIGLNYADHAAEAGLALPAEPIIFMKPISAAVGCNDPVVLPQDSVKGDWEVELGVVIGARARYVSEADALKHVAGYCVVNDVSEREYQIERGGTWDKGKGCDTFGPVGPWLVTADEIADPQALDMWLDVNGERAQTGNTRTMIFGVAQLVSYVSRFMTLYPGDLISTGTPPGVGMGAKPPRYLKPGDEMRLGVAGLGEQHQKVHAWNPDLIDG, encoded by the coding sequence ATGAAGTTGCTGCGTTACGGTGCCAAGGGCGCCGAAAAACCCGGGCTGGTGGACGGTGCGGGCCAGATTCGTGATTTGTCCGGCGTGGTCAGCGACATCACCGCCGAACTGTTGACCCCGCAGGGGCTGGCGCCGCTGGCCAAGGTCGACCCCGCCGCGCTGCCCGTGGTGACGCAGCCCGGCCGCATCGCCTTGCCCTGGGCCGGCATGGGCAAGTTCGTGTGCATCGGGCTGAACTATGCCGACCACGCCGCCGAAGCGGGCCTGGCCTTGCCGGCCGAACCCATCATCTTCATGAAGCCCATCAGCGCGGCGGTCGGCTGCAACGACCCCGTGGTGCTGCCGCAGGACTCGGTCAAGGGCGACTGGGAAGTGGAGCTGGGCGTGGTCATCGGCGCCCGCGCCCGCTATGTGTCCGAGGCTGACGCGCTCAAGCACGTGGCCGGCTACTGCGTGGTCAACGACGTGTCCGAGCGGGAGTATCAGATCGAGCGTGGCGGCACCTGGGACAAGGGCAAAGGCTGCGACACCTTCGGACCCGTCGGTCCCTGGCTGGTCACCGCGGACGAGATCGCGGATCCGCAGGCCCTGGACATGTGGCTGGACGTCAATGGTGAACGCGCGCAGACTGGCAACACGCGTACGATGATCTTCGGCGTGGCCCAGCTGGTCAGCTATGTCAGCCGCTTCATGACCCTGTATCCCGGCGATCTCATCAGCACCGGCACGCCGCCGGGCGTGGGCATGGGCGCCAAGCCGCCGCGTTACCTGAAACCGGGCGACGAAATGCGCCTTGGTGTCGCGGGGCTGGGTGAGCAGCACCAAAAAGTGCATGCCTGGAATCCCGACCTGATCGACGGCTGA
- the thiL gene encoding thiamine-phosphate kinase, whose product MASEFDLIDRYFKRPAPAGMLGVGDDCALFGVPAGMQVATSTDLLIEGRHFYPDVDPRALGHKALAVNVSDLAAMGAGPIGCLLGLALPAIEPAWVAAFAEGFHALAAASGCPLIGGDTTGSALGIAISVTVFGAVAPGQALRRDGARAGDQVWVSGTLGAADIAYRLLSGQMPADPGLLAATRGALEWPQPRYALGQALAGVASAAIDISDGLLQDLGHVLKASDAGAELQFADLPAAPSLAGIDPVRLRHALLGGGDVYELCFTAAPEQADTVRAAAARAGVAVTAIGRITATPGMVVLGPDGQPETDLPRGFDHFSTP is encoded by the coding sequence GTGGCGTCCGAATTCGATCTGATCGATCGCTACTTCAAGCGCCCCGCGCCGGCAGGCATGCTGGGCGTGGGCGATGACTGCGCCCTGTTCGGCGTGCCGGCGGGGATGCAGGTCGCCACCAGTACCGACCTGTTGATCGAAGGGCGCCATTTCTACCCCGACGTCGACCCCCGCGCGCTGGGGCACAAAGCCCTGGCCGTCAACGTTTCCGACCTGGCCGCCATGGGCGCGGGTCCCATCGGCTGCCTGCTGGGGCTGGCTCTGCCTGCCATCGAGCCCGCCTGGGTGGCGGCGTTCGCCGAAGGTTTTCACGCTTTGGCCGCGGCCAGCGGTTGCCCCTTGATCGGCGGCGATACCACCGGCAGTGCCCTGGGCATCGCCATCAGTGTCACCGTGTTCGGCGCCGTCGCGCCGGGCCAGGCGCTGCGCCGTGATGGCGCCCGTGCCGGCGACCAGGTGTGGGTCTCGGGCACCCTGGGCGCCGCGGATATCGCTTACCGTTTGCTCAGTGGCCAGATGCCGGCCGATCCCGGCCTGCTCGCGGCCACCCGCGGCGCGCTGGAGTGGCCGCAGCCGCGTTATGCCCTGGGCCAGGCCCTGGCCGGCGTGGCCAGTGCCGCCATCGACATCTCCGACGGTTTGCTGCAGGACCTGGGCCATGTGCTCAAGGCCAGCGACGCCGGCGCGGAATTGCAGTTCGCCGACCTGCCGGCGGCGCCCAGCCTGGCGGGCATCGATCCGGTCCGGCTGCGCCATGCCTTGCTGGGCGGTGGCGATGTCTACGAACTCTGTTTTACCGCGGCGCCCGAGCAAGCCGACACCGTGCGTGCCGCTGCCGCGCGTGCGGGTGTGGCCGTCACCGCCATCGGACGCATCACCGCCACGCCGGGCATGGTGGTGCTGGGCCCCGATGGCCAACCTGAAACCGACCTGCCGCGCGGCTTCGATCACTTTTCCACGCCATGA